In Nitrospinota bacterium, the DNA window CGAGCAGCACCACATCGGGCCTCTCCCGTTTGTAGGCCGCCAGGGCTTGTTCGCCGTCGTAGGCCTCAGTAACGCTGAAGCCATTGCCCTTTAGCAAGTCTCGAAGCGCCTCGCAGAAATCAGGCTCGTCGTCTACCACTAAAATTTTACTTGGCATCAGCTGTCCTTCCTCTCCTCCACGCCCAGCCGG includes these proteins:
- a CDS encoding response regulator; protein product: MPSKILVVDDEPDFCEALRDLLKGNGFSVTEAYDGEQALAAYKRERPDVVLL